From the genome of Pieris rapae chromosome 5, ilPieRapa1.1, whole genome shotgun sequence, one region includes:
- the LOC123689228 gene encoding uncharacterized protein LOC123689228: protein MVKYVYDFKKLMLLRIILGWYNDYFIPGLTLKIYCGTSLLVQLIFFIRLIILNKPTYNINLLFKIFGVLVGTIPSFILSILTGDRYLFLYCRWDDILDSDKQAKRIFRIHQILFDSVHFFIIIFYILFYICWYLCCTEYSFSTYITGIILRFTIEMQKMPLFLIFSVLLCRVKLFQLNICLDLKFGSDFPLDRYGQVYLNILDKFKKTSASITTLMLTQTFLSFWDSLNTMYLILHFYLAEGHITRFHVLLILRVIHGYVSIVFPVFIMEYTADLLEDIKVRMVEQKLRCIDENRGAEITDMLNLLKEKPIRFRMLRAFPINKSFPLQITSLSITYLVFMLQYIRN, encoded by the exons ATGGTGAAATACGTGTACgactttaaaaagttaatgttACTAAGAATTATATTGGGCTGGTACAATGACTACTTCATTCCTGGattaacactaaaaatatattgtggaACATCTCTATTGGTTCAgcttatcttttttatacgcttaataattctaaataaaccgacttataatataaaccttctatttaagatttttggTGTGTTGGTGGGGACTATACCAAGTTTTATCCTGTCTATTCTGACAGGCGATCGCTATCTATTTCTGTATTGCAGGTGGGATGACATTTTAGACTCTGATAAACAAGCCAAGCGTATTTTCCGAATACACCAGATTCTGTTTGATTCAgtacatttctttattattattttctacatattattctatatttgcTGGTATCTCTGTTGTACAGAATATAGCTTTTCGACTTACATTACTGGAATTATACTTCGATTTACAATAGAAATGCAAAAGATGCCGTTGTTTTTGATATTCTCCGTGTTGCTCTGTCGTGTAAAGTTGTTTCAGCTGAATATCTGTTTAGATCTTAAATTTGGAAGCGATTTTCCATTGGATCGTTATGGTCAAGTTTATTTGAACATTCTggataagtttaaaaaaacttctgCGAGTATAACGACTTTG ATGCTAACCCAAACATTCTTATCCTTCTGGGATTCTCTTAATACTATGTATCTGATTTTACATTTCTAT ctTGCCGAAGGGCACATTACAAGATTCCATGTACTACTAATATTACGCGTTATACATGGATATGTCAGTATTGTATTTCCTGTCTTCATTATGGAGTATACAGCTGATTTATTAGAAGACATAAAAGTACGGATGGTTGAACAGAAATTAAGATGCATAG ATGAAAATCGTGGAGCGGAAATAACTGATATGTTGAACCTATTGAAGGAAAAGCCTATTAGGTTCCGGATGCTTCGCGCTTTCccaattaataaaagctttcCCTTACAAATAACTTCATTAAGTATTACCTATTTAGTATTCATGCTTCAATATATCCGAAATTAG